Below is a genomic region from Arcanobacterium haemolyticum DSM 20595.
AGTCTTTTGATGTGGTGATTTCTAAGACTGATGTTGCTGGTAAGGAGATTGCTGGGGCCAAGATTGAGGTTTGGTCTACTGGTGATGATGCTAAGAAGCTAGAGTCGTGGACTTCGGTTGCGGGTGAGTCTAAGAAGATTAAGCTTGCTGCTGGTAGGTATGTGTTTAAGGAAACTGTTGCGCCTGAGGGCTTTAAGGTGGTTTCTGATATCACGTTCAGTGTTGATGCTAATGGCAATGTGACCACGACTGATGTGCAGCAAACGGTTAATGGTAAGCAGGTTGCTAGTGCTGCTGGTAACAAGCTAACTGTTATCAACGAGACTGAGAAGACCGATGTGAACCCGGATACGTCTTCTACTTCTGGGTCTTCGGCGCCGTCCAAGCCGCAGGCTGGTAAGAAGCCTTTGGCAACAACGGGCGCTCAGGTGGGCACGCTTACGCTGCTGGCCGGTGCGCTGATGGCTGGTGGCGTCGTCCTAGTTTCTCGCCGTAAGAGGAGCTAAACCCTAAAGTTTGGTTCGCTTACTGAAAGCGATCCAGGTTGTTGAGCTGCAGGGTAGTGATGCACAAATGTGCATCACTACCCTGCAGCTCAATTTTGACTAGTAGTAGCACGGTTGAGCTAGGGCGGGGCTAGTAGTTGCGCGGTTTACTAATGATGGGCTGGTAGCGGCGCGACTGACCTAGGACGGGTGCGGGATGGGTGCCGGAATTGACAGCTGTAAGGCCGCATGGTTTACGTGCTGTCTCAGGTTATGCTCAGTAGTAGATTGTTGTTTCGGGTTGTTAGGGCCGGCGCTTATCGCCCTACCTGTTTGAGGTTTTGACTGCAGGTGGTACAAACCAGGCGGTGGTGCCGGATGTGAGCTTGTTTTATTCTTCTCGTTCAGCGGTGGAAAATATTTGCGGCGGCCCGGTGCGGAGAGCGGTTTCGGCGCCGGGTAGGGCCCATTTGCGTGTAGAGTCTGAACGTAGCAGGAGCTCATTTTCTACGGGCACGAACACGTCTTCGTTTGAAGTGTTGAATACGCATATGATGTTGTCGCTGGTGAACACTCCAACCCCCGGAGCCTGCCATTCCAGGCCGCTCACCCACGCGAGGTTAGCGTTGCCCAAATCGTATTTCTCGCGTAGGCGTAGCGCAAGCTGCGTGTGGGCTAGTCGGCGTTCTTCGATGGAGTTGATCGGCGGGAGGGCGCGTACCGCTACCCACCCCTTGAATGTGACATGCCCGCCACAGAATCCGAAGGGCAGATAGATGGCTCCGGGCAGGGAAGCCAGGATAATGCGCATTGAGGAGCACCTCGTGGAAGACATCTTGGTGGACAACATGCTGGTGCAAGCCGCAGGCAGTAGCTCTAAAGCTGGCCGTCTCGTGGCACACGGCCTGTCAATGGACTTTAAGCAGGCCCGCCGTGCGCGAAACATCCCCAGAAACCTGTGCCTGAAGATGTGGCCGCCAAGAACGCGAGGCTACGTCGTATCACCAGCTACGCGACACTAACGAACTGCTGAAGGCTGCCTCAGCTTTTTTCGCGTCACAACCAGGCCACGTTAAGACATGATCCGGTTTATCGATGGGTACCGGGAGTATTTTCTTTGTCGAGTTTATCTGTAAGACGGTGAAGCATAACCGGGCTGGTGGGCTCACCTTGCGTGGGTATCAGGCTCGTGGTTTACGTGCTCGCCGCCTTCGCGTGTGGCTGTGCTGTTTAAACGCATGAGTGCTGTTCATCGAGATAATGACGGTGTCTAGGGTGTGTGGAACATGTGGCATGCTCTTTGCCGTGAGGGAATATCGGTTGTGAACAAATTGTGGGTGGCTAACATTTACGTATGTGCGCACGAAGAACGGCTTTGTGGACGCCGCGTTTGTCACCGACGTTTACTCCCGACACATCGTTGGGTGGGCGTTATCAGATTCCATGCCAAAGCTTTGCCGCTGCAAGCTCTCAACCAACTGATCGTGTGTGCTAAGGAAACAAGTCTCATTCACCATTGGGATCACGGGTCGCAGTATCAGCGTTGTCTACAACGAGCTCATCCATACTCGCAGGCGGGATGACGTCGAGGTAGAAATCGCGACATTCGAGTCGGTGTCCTGGTAGAACGAGACTAGAGTCCACCACAGCTTAGGCTACCGAACCCCGATCGAGGCAGAAACCGAATCTTAGAAGCAGAACCCGCCACAGAAAATACTAGAAATCAAAACAAAAGCCTAAGAACAAAACCCGGAGCACTTCAGTTTAAGCGTTCAGCTATCTTTAGAAGCGCAGAGGCTTTCATGACGAGCCTTCGGGTATCGCTGGGGACTCGTCTGAAACCAAAATGCTCATAGAAACTTACGAGGTTATCTAATAAAGCATCGACCACGAGCAAACTATATGCTGCAATCTTGTGTGCGGTGATCGCATGAAGGAAGACTTCGCGCATGAGTGCTTTTCCACAGTTGTCAACGGTTTCATCGCGTCCCATCCATGCCAAGAGCAGTCCGGTGCTCTGCCCAGCAGAATTGGAATTTGCTGATTTTTGTAAGCTTTTCGAAAATGACTGCACTTCGATAACGATCATTTTGAAAGAAAAGAAGGCAACTACCTGCTTATTATCGGCTACACACTTTCGTACGAACACGGCCCATTTTTTGTTGTGCCAGTGAATTCGTTTTAAATCATTTGTCCACTTCAAGTGAACCGGAGCGAAAAGAAGTCAAGGCGTGAGCCGAATTGACTTCCTCAATATTAGCCCAAGGCTGGTTCATGCGAGTGCTTCCAGAGCGGTGGCAGCTAAAGCGTCGTCGTCTAACGTGTCGAGAAAATCTTCGTCTACAAGGAGAGCATCGGGGTGAATAACCCGTTCGTTACAGGGAACTTTGTAAGCGAAGAATTTAAGTATTTCGTTGTCGGGAATCAGGACGTGCCGAGTGTTCGGGACGTAATTATCCTTCCACGGATCTTGATCGTGAGTAAGCTTGCGAAGGTAACTTGCAGAGTAATCCGAATAAAGATCCCAGAGTTGCTTGACGAAATCTTTGACATCTTGGGGCAGGTCACAAGGCACAAAGGGCGGTGGTTGACGATGACTTCGCGGCCGTACTCTCGGAACATCGGGAAGACTGCTTTGATTACTGGCCCGTGTTCGAATGCTTCTACATCACTATCCATGAGTCGATATCCTGTTACAGCAAGGTAATGAGCTTGAGCTAGGTAAAGCAACTTATGGAGCTTCATCTGCGTAACATCAGAATCTTCACGCTGTGTATCAAGGTGGAGGATATAGTTTGCTACTGACGCAGGGTCAACGTTGTGAGAAACGTCTGGACTTAGAATCATGTTTATTTCCCCTCCTCATTCTTGATGTGTTCCGAGACTTCAAGTATATCGGGCATGTCAAAAGATCGGCGTTACAGCATCTCCTTTGCCCGCTGCAGCACCGGCAGTTCCCGATTGGCGATTAGTCGGCCCAGCTGCGTGGTCGCGCAGCGTTCGTATTCCGCCACCGCGTCGTCGAATTTGAGTTTGAGCGTGGAGAGGTGGAAGTCGTCGATTTCGGCTTTCGTCAGGTGTTTCGCGCCTGTGCCGGTGATTTTGCACAGGAAATAGTTATTGATGTTGTGTCTGTGGATGAGGTTGTAGAAATCGCTCACTACACCGATTTTGCAGAGAACATCGACCTCCGCACCCAGTTCTTCCTTCAGCTCGCGTTTGATTGCAGTATCGAGGTTTTCTTCAGGTTCGACGCCGCCGCCAGCAGTTTCGATGATAGTCGCCTTTCCGAAATCGTCGTCGCGTTCGACTCTCACGAAATGGAAGTATCCATCATCATCAATAACGATTGCTCTGGCAATGTCCCGATCGTGGTCAATGAATTCACACGTCCATTCGTTGTCAGTTAATTCAAGGAAAAGTTCTGAGTTCATGAGGGTTCCTGCTGGGTTAGATCTAAAAATTATTGGTTAAGTTTGGTACTCGGTAAGGGAGTAAGCTTGGTAAATAGGGCAATAGTGTAATTTCAATGTATTTACATCTCAATTACAATTGATTATAATAATAGAAATATTGTAGGTGATAGACGAAAGGGAAGCTATGGTAACGACAACGATTAATCTCCGTATTGATCAAGAAGTGAAAAGCGATATGGAAGCGGTGTGCAAAGAATTAGGGATGAATATGACAACCGCCTTTACGATTTTTGCTAAAAAGATGGGGCGCGAAGGGCGTATTCCATTCGAAGTTTCGATCGATCCTTTTTATAGCAAGGAAAATCTTGCGCACTTACGCCGCTCCATAGCTTCCTTAGAATCGGGCCGGGGCGTTGCGCACGAGTTAGTTGATGATGGTGAATAAGATTTGGGCTCCCGAAGCATGGGACGATTATGTGTGGTGGCAAACCCAGGATCGTAAAACCTTGAAGCGAATAAATAGTCTAATTAAAGATATTGAGCGTGGTTCCATGTATGAGGGGATTGGTAAGCCAGAACCTTTGAGGGGAGAGTTGTCGGGATTCTGGTCAAGGCGAATTGATGATAAAAATCGTCTTGTTTATCGTGTACGTGATGGGCATATCGAAATCGCTTCATGTAGATCACATTATGGTGCTAGATAGGCGTTCACGACGATCTGTGGTCTAAAAATATTACGTGCAGATGCGTTAAGCGGCACTAACGATTGCGCGCAGCCGCGTCGTCGTTCCTAAAAACGCCGCCCAAAAACAACCGAAACTTTACCCAACAAGGCGGGAACGGGTCATGCCTTCTTGCGCCATGGTGGCAATGTGTGTGCCGTGCTGGAAGAACTTCGCTACAGCCAAACCGCGCCCACCTTGTGCGGAAGGCGAATCGAGTTCGGCCAAAACCCAATCGGACATGTCCACGTCACGGTGCCACCAAATCGCATGGTCCAAGGTAGCCAGCGAAATGTCGGGACTTAACCAAAACATCCCATGCATACGCATCACCGGCTCCAGCATGAACTGATCGGTAGCGTACGCAAGCATCGCCCGGTGCAAAAGCTGTGACGAACCCGCAGGCATTTCCCCGCGAATCTTGAACCAAATCAACGTGTGGCCATCGCGCTTCGCGGCGGGACGTACCCAAATGGGACCGTCAACGTGACGCATGTCGATAGCGCTGGTGGTATGCATGTGCTTCGACGCCGGGTGATCGAAATTCGCGAAGAACTCAACGGAAGATTCCAACGTTTCTGGATCCGGAGCGCACGGAACCTCAGAAGCGTGCTCAACCCCAGGCTGCCGCTCTTGGAATGACGCGCGGCAGGAAAGAATGGTCTTCCCGAACTGGGAGGCGTGTACACGCCGCGTCGAAAACGAACGTGAATCGTTCACTTCTTCCACGTCGAACGAAATTGGTTCCTTCTGATCCCCGGGGCGCATAAACGCGGCCGTAATCGAATGAATGTCCCGATCAGGATACGAATCCATCACGCTCGCCCACGCGGCCATCACTGCCTGCCCGAACACTTGGCCGCCATACACGCGCCCGTTGAACTGTGAAAGATTCGTGCCAACGTAACTCCCCGGTTCGCGCACCTCTAAACGCAACGTACGCAAAATGGACGCGAGCGGTTCTTCCGAACTTGCTGGGACTGGGAGATAGATTGGCATGGGGTTCTCCGTAAAAAGTTGTGGCGAGTAGGTTATCCGTCTGTTTTCTTGTCCATCATACGGCAAGATGAGGGGAGAATTTAAGGTGTGGTTGTGAGGCTGCGAATGGCCCCGGAGATTTCTTTCCACAGTAGTTTGGAAAACTTTGCATGTCAGTTACAGAAAACCGTTTCATTCTGGCACAATTGATAACAAGAAGAGTAGCGACGGCGCTACATGGCACCCTTCAAGGAGAAATAATGCCAGATCACTCGCTTGATCTTGAAAAACTACATCGGCTAGCAGACGCCTACAATGTTGCTACCGAATTTTGGGGCTTTAACGGCGAACACGTTTCCGTAGATCAAGACACCCTGATTGCAGTGCTTGCCGCGATGGGCGTGGATGCAACCTCAAATGACATGATTGAAGCCGCGTTGGTTGCGAAGGAAGAAGCGCCATGGCGTCAGATTCTCCCATCGTGCGTGGTTACCCGGAATGATCGTGAACTCACGGTTCCTGTTCATGTGCCGCACGGCTGGGATGTTGTGCTCACGATCCTGTGTGAGGATGGAACGGAGCGCTCTGTCCGCCAGTGTGAAGATTTCACTCCTCCACGCATGGTGGAGGGGCATCAGATTGGCCAGGCAAGTTTCGTGTTGGATGAAGGTCTGCCACTGGGCTACCACACGTTGCGTGCTCGCGTGAGCCACAATGAGACGGACAAGTTTGCTGAAGATACCACCACATTGATCGTTACCCCAGCCCGCTTGGATCGCGGTTCGTTGGATGACAAGCGGTCGTGGGGGATGATGGCTCAGCTCTACTCCACGCGTTCTGCTCAATCGTGGGGGATTGGCGATACTGACGATCTTCTGGAAATGGCTTCGTTGTTCGGTTCGATGGGCGCGGATTACCTGTTAGTGAACCCGCTTCATGCGGCTGAACCGATTGAACCGATTTCACCGTCGCCATATTTGCCTGTGACTCGCCGTTTCTTCAACCCGATGTATATTCGG
It encodes:
- a CDS encoding GNAT family N-acetyltransferase, whose translation is MFVRKCVADNKQVVAFFSFKMIVIEVQSFSKSLQKSANSNSAGQSTGLLLAWMGRDETVDNCGKALMREVFLHAITAHKIAAYSLLVVDALLDNLVSFYEHFGFRRVPSDTRRLVMKASALLKIAERLN
- a CDS encoding Panacea domain-containing protein, with amino-acid sequence MILSPDVSHNVDPASVANYILHLDTQREDSDVTQMKLHKLLYLAQAHYLAVTGYRLMDSDVEAFEHGPVIKAVFPMFREYGREVIVNHRPLCLVTCPKMSKISSSNSGIFIRITLQVTFASLLTIKIRGRIITSRTLGTS
- a CDS encoding NUDIX domain-containing protein, whose protein sequence is MNSELFLELTDNEWTCEFIDHDRDIARAIVIDDDGYFHFVRVERDDDFGKATIIETAGGGVEPEENLDTAIKRELKEELGAEVDVLCKIGVVSDFYNLIHRHNINNYFLCKITGTGAKHLTKAEIDDFHLSTLKLKFDDAVAEYERCATTQLGRLIANRELPVLQRAKEML
- a CDS encoding type II toxin-antitoxin system RelB/DinJ family antitoxin, producing the protein MVTTTINLRIDQEVKSDMEAVCKELGMNMTTAFTIFAKKMGREGRIPFEVSIDPFYSKENLAHLRRSIASLESGRGVAHELVDDGE
- a CDS encoding Txe/YoeB family addiction module toxin; translation: MVNKIWAPEAWDDYVWWQTQDRKTLKRINSLIKDIERGSMYEGIGKPEPLRGELSGFWSRRIDDKNRLVYRVRDGHIEIASCRSHYGAR
- a CDS encoding acyl-CoA thioesterase, which translates into the protein MPIYLPVPASSEEPLASILRTLRLEVREPGSYVGTNLSQFNGRVYGGQVFGQAVMAAWASVMDSYPDRDIHSITAAFMRPGDQKEPISFDVEEVNDSRSFSTRRVHASQFGKTILSCRASFQERQPGVEHASEVPCAPDPETLESSVEFFANFDHPASKHMHTTSAIDMRHVDGPIWVRPAAKRDGHTLIWFKIRGEMPAGSSQLLHRAMLAYATDQFMLEPVMRMHGMFWLSPDISLATLDHAIWWHRDVDMSDWVLAELDSPSAQGGRGLAVAKFFQHGTHIATMAQEGMTRSRLVG